One Carassius auratus strain Wakin chromosome 44, ASM336829v1, whole genome shotgun sequence genomic window carries:
- the LOC113061956 gene encoding uncharacterized protein LOC113061956, translating to MTTSFLPKYTSDLQHLSQGQLDTEMDQLMANDPTQSYTHKELARITGTLAHLLIAQARISERSNHDLEQEAAALRLRVEEALQHQAHTQSRLDKLLLETQDQHEKENATDPELQKEVERLQNALENLRLDTDQREHLERETRERLEAKLRQGDALLERAEIELKERDAKVKAYENHLEMARAEIHDLTQRKDSLIDELDMVHRELKHSHRACNVNRKRKHTPQSFPWPVNPSVSAKNFELEKGVKACFSKRHQPASTNPCQQWGKENSSRKSGSPATDT from the coding sequence ATGACGACCTCCTTCCTGCCAAAGTACACCAGTGACCTGCAGCACTTGAGCCAGGGACAACTGGATACTGAGATGGACCAGCTGATGGCGAACGATCCGACGCAGAGTTACACCCACAAAGAACTTGCCAGGATCACAGGGACCCTAGCTCACCTCCTCATCGCCCAGGCAAGGATCAGCGAAAGGAGCAACCACGACTTGGAGCAGGAAGCCGCGGCTCTGAGACTTCGAGTGGAGGAAGCCCTACAGCATCAGGCCCACACCCAGAGTCGTCTAGATAAGCTACTTCTCGAGACCCAAGACCAGCACGAGAAAGAGAACGCTACAGATCCAGAACTACAGAAAGAAGTGGAAAGACTTCAAAATGCCCTGGAGAATCTTCGTTTGGACACAGACCAAAGAGAACATTTGGAGAGAGAAACCCGAGAGAGACTCGAGGCAAAGCTCcgacaaggtgacgctctccttgaAAGGGCTGAAatcgaactgaaagaaagagatgctAAAGTGAAGGCCTATGAAAATCACCTGGAAATGGCCCGAGCTGAAATCCACGACCTTACACAGCGTAAAGACTCTCTAATAGATGAACTTGACATGGTTCACAGAGAACTGAAACATTCACACAGAGCCTGCAACgtgaacagaaagaggaaacacactccacagagtttcccctggccagtgaaccccagcgtgtcagccaagaacttcgagctggaaaagggggtgaaaGCCTGCTTTTCAAAACGTCACCAGCCAGCCTCCACGAACCCCTGTCAGCAGTGGGGGAAGGAAAACTCTTCCAGAAAGTCTGGGTCACCAGCCACGGACACATAA
- the LOC113062565 gene encoding serine/threonine-protein phosphatase 6 regulatory ankyrin repeat subunit A-like, giving the protein MNGHSECLRLLIHITDQQTAVNISDGKGQTPLMLAVLGGHTDCVYLLLSEGASVEARDKWGRTALHRGAVMGQEACVEALLQHGSGLLVQDSRGRSPVHLAAACGHVGVLRALLKTQKTVLVLKDNCGYTPLHWACYNGHDACVELLLEHDVFQKPEGNSFSPLHCAVINDNESAAELLIETLGPVIVNATDSQSRTPLHAAAYTDHVECVQLLLAHNAQVNAIDTLGKTALMMAAENGQTNTVEVLVSSAKADLTLQDAHRNTALHLVCSKGHETSALLILEKVMDRNLINCTNAALQTPLHIAAANGLTVVVQELLGKGASVLAVDENGYTPALACAPNKDVADCLALILSSMMPISPSSTRTMSSLTFNTINHYSSLSKTVTFDPLPVLRSEHASYCKFNSLGSEDSLIIPDDELNDSDSETY; this is encoded by the exons aTGAACGGTCACTCTGAGTGTCTGCGTCTGCTCATCCACATCACTGACCAGCAGACGGCCGTCAACATCAGTGATGGGAAGGGACA gactCCTCTGATGTTGGCGGTTCTGGGTGGACACACAGATTGTGTGTATCTTCTGTTGAGTGAAGGAGCCAGTGTGGAGGCCAGAGACAAATGGGGCAGGACGGCCCTCCACCGCGGG gcaGTGATGGGTCAGGAGGCCTGTGTGGAGGCTCTGTTGCAGCACGGCTCCGGTCTGCTGGTTCAGGACAGCAGGGGGCGCTCTCCTGTGCACCTGGCGGCTGCCTGTGGTCATGTGGGGGTTCTGAGGGCCCTTCTGAAGACCCAGAAGACCGTCCTCGTCCTCAAGGACAACTGTGGTTATACACCGCTGCACTGGGCCTGTTATAATG GTCATGACGCGTGTGTTGAGCTGCTCTTGGAGCACGATGTGTTTCAGAAGCCGGAGGGAAACTCCTTCAGTCCGCTGCACTGCGCCGT TATTAATGATAATGAGTCTGCGGCTGAGCTGCTCATAGAAACTTTAGGTCCAGTGATTGTAAACGCCACAGACTCACAGAGCAG GACACCGCTTCACGCTGCGGCGTACACCGATCACGTGGAGTGTGTGCAGCTGCTGCTGGCTCACAACGCTCAGGTCAACGCCATCGACACGCTGGGAAAAACAGCGCTCATGATGGCCGCTGAGAACGGGCAGACTAACACCGTCG AGGTGCTGGTGAGCAGTGCTAAAGCTGATTTGACATTACAGGACGCTCACAGAAACACAGCTCTGCATCTGGTCTGCAGTAAG GGACATGAAACCAGTGCCTTGTTAATTCTGGAGAAGGTGATGGACAGAAACCTCATCAACTGCACAAACGCAGCGCTGCAGAC GCCGCTGCACATCGCTGCTGCTAACGGACTGACGGTGGTCGTACAGGAGCTGCTGGGTAAAGGAGCCAGTGTCCTCGCCGTGGATGAGAACG GTTACACTCCAGCTTTGGCTTGTGCTCCGAACAAGGACGTGGCCGACTGTTTGGCGCTGATACTCTCTTCCATGATGCCCATCTCTCCCAGCAGCACCCGCACCATGTCGAGCCTCACCTTTAACACCATCAACCACTACTCAAGCTTATCTAagactgtgacctttgacccGTTACCGGTGCTGCGCTCCGAGCATGCCTCCTACTGCAAGTTCAACAGCCTGGGCAGCGAGGACAGCCTCATCATCCCAGATGACGAACTCAATGATTCAGACTCAGAAACATACTGA